A region of the Sporichthya brevicatena genome:
ATCGGGCAGGTCGCCTGCCGCTCGGTCACGATCCACCTCCCAGGACGCGGTGCAGCCGCGACAGCAGCGGGGTGCTGACGCGCCGTTGGAGACCCCCGGGCAGACCGGCCGCGGCCACGTCGGCACCGGAGCGGTGCACGGCGTCCATCAGCGCGAGCAAGGGCATCTGCCCGTGGCGGTTGAGCTTCCCGGCGCAGATCGCCGCGCCGAGGCGGAGACCGAAGTCGAGCCAGGTCGGGTCCGCGGGCCGGAGCAGGACGGTCAGCTCCGCCGGACCTTCGCGGGTCGCCCACGGGTCGATGTGGACGGTGCCGGGATCGACGGTCACGACGTCACCCGGCCCCGCGGTGAGCAGGCGTCCGCCGCGGAGGTACCGCACGCGTCCGGCGCGGACGAAGAACGTCTCGGTCGCGCTGTCGTGCCGGTGCGGTGGCAGGCGCCCCGCACCGGCGACGAACGTGCGGTCGAAGCAGGTGCACCACGCGCCCTCGTGCCAGACGGGCGCGCGGAGCGTCAGGGTGGTGCGGCCGGCGGGGTCGCGGTACCGGACGACGACCGGAGGTGGTGTCGGCCCGGCGAGGGGATCCGCCGGCGGCACCGCGACCGCGGGAGCCATCAGCCCGGCGCCTTGCCCAGGACGGTGAGGTCGACGCGCTGCTTCATCTCCTCGGCCAGAGCCGCGAGCCCGCGCAGCGGACGGATCATCACCTCGAAGCGCTCGATGAGACCGTCGGCGTCGTAGCCGATGAGGTCGACGCCCTTGAGCTCCAGGTCGCCGACCTTCGCGGAGAACTCCAGCGTGACGTGGTGACCGTCCTCGGTGGCGAACTGCCGGTGGTAGGTGAAGTCGGTGAACACCGAGAGCGCGCACTGCAGCACGTGCGCGACCGCCGCCGAGCCGGTGTACGGGTTCCAGTACGCCGGCGAGGAGAACACCGCGTTCGGGTGAATCAGGGACTCCAGGTCGGACATGTCCTCCGTCGCGACCATCTCGTGCCAGGCCGCGAGACCCTTCGCGACCGCCGGGGGGAGGTTGAGGAGTTCGCTCACAGCGCCGCCGCCAACGTCGTGCCCTGCGCGATCGCGCGCTTGGCGTCCAGTTCGGCGGCGACGTCCGCCCCGCCGATCAGATGCACCGACACCCCCGCCGCGACGAGGTCGTCGTACAGGTCGCGGCGCGGTACCTGTCCTGCGCAGATCACCACGTGGTCCACCTCCAGAGTGAGCGGTCCGTTGCCGGTCTCGATGTGCAAACCCTCGTCGTCGACACGGCGATAGGTCACGCCGGCGACCATACGCACG
Encoded here:
- a CDS encoding nuclear transport factor 2 family protein; protein product: MSELLNLPPAVAKGLAAWHEMVATEDMSDLESLIHPNAVFSSPAYWNPYTGSAAVAHVLQCALSVFTDFTYHRQFATEDGHHVTLEFSAKVGDLELKGVDLIGYDADGLIERFEVMIRPLRGLAALAEEMKQRVDLTVLGKAPG
- a CDS encoding cupin domain-containing protein, whose amino-acid sequence is MAPAVAVPPADPLAGPTPPPVVVRYRDPAGRTTLTLRAPVWHEGAWCTCFDRTFVAGAGRLPPHRHDSATETFFVRAGRVRYLRGGRLLTAGPGDVVTVDPGTVHIDPWATREGPAELTVLLRPADPTWLDFGLRLGAAICAGKLNRHGQMPLLALMDAVHRSGADVAAAGLPGGLQRRVSTPLLSRLHRVLGGGS